CTTGTCTGATCATCTTCAGCCTATCGGATCTTCTCGTCGGGATAGACACCCCAGAGCAGATTGGATTTCAGCCAGCCTTCATACTCACCGGCACGCACTTCACACCATCCCTGATCGCACAGAGTGATATTGACCTGAACACCGACCTGCGCTTTCAGCGCGATCGGGGCTTCTTCCTGTGGTGCCTTGCGCAGGGAAATGATGGTGCCTGTGCGTTGCCATGGGCTGACAAGGGCCGTCCGACGACCGGACAGCAGGGAATGATAGACCCAGCCTTCTTCGCCTTCGGAATCGCGAATGCGGCGCCAGTTCTCAAATTCCTGAACGATCTCCACCGGCAGGCC
This DNA window, taken from Cohaesibacter intestini, encodes the following:
- a CDS encoding SH3 domain-containing protein yields the protein MKPGTAVFLLVMALWILAAAPVAAQGTSVGPSGLKVPRFVSLKSDRVNVRGGPSTDHRVKWVFRRAGLPVEIVQEFENWRRIRDSEGEEGWVYHSLLSGRRTALVSPWQRTGTIISLRKAPQEEAPIALKAQVGVQVNITLCDQGWCEVRAGEYEGWLKSNLLWGVYPDEKIR